The proteins below come from a single Natranaerofaba carboxydovora genomic window:
- a CDS encoding ABC transporter ATP-binding protein, whose amino-acid sequence MRGGIKKFVNSNEKKPGYNSLKRLSKNHYKLIKSYLISHKRKLFFAVLATIFVSLSALISPYLMKVAIDDYIIPGNFRGLTIVSILILLSYVLSWFSSYWQTYLAGWVGQDLVSSLRKDVFSHIKKLDLNFYNQRRTGEIMSRVTHDVNTLSELITGGFVHFVSDIFTLLGIIVIMFYLDISLTLIICLLIPFVMFIFFALGQKMRNAYHHVREEMARLNADVEENLSGIRTIKALNREQITQENFKKLSINNMKANLRAVGIFSLFFPAMNFSRVLGEALVLGYGGLQVIDGNMTVGVLAAFLSYVRRFFRPIMDLSQVFNTYQAAAAALDRINEYFNIPAESSTHNISLTKNKAYNISSNTSSNSFNFKGLTGEIIFENVSFSYGRNLILDNFDLEVPPKTTSALVGASGAGKSTVINLLTRLYEPEKGKILLDGIDIKNIPPETLRSQIGVVSQNVQLFDRSIEENIKYGTFGATLEEVKEAAQKTRAHDFIKDLPEGYKSTVGKEGIKLSGGQKQLISLSRVILKDPKILILDEPTSNVDTYTERLIINTIEKMLKDKTIILISHRISTIKAADEITFISNGKVEAKGTHYELIKNNPKYKDIFRI is encoded by the coding sequence ATGCGCGGTGGAATAAAAAAGTTCGTAAACTCAAACGAAAAAAAGCCCGGTTATAATTCTCTAAAGAGGCTTTCAAAAAACCATTACAAATTAATCAAAAGTTATTTGATATCTCACAAGAGAAAATTATTTTTTGCAGTTTTAGCTACAATTTTTGTTTCACTAAGTGCTCTCATCAGCCCCTATCTGATGAAAGTAGCTATCGATGATTACATCATTCCCGGTAACTTTAGAGGCTTAACTATTGTATCTATATTAATATTGCTATCTTATGTACTGTCCTGGTTCTCATCATACTGGCAGACCTATCTTGCAGGCTGGGTAGGACAGGATTTGGTATCAAGTTTACGAAAAGATGTGTTCTCACATATCAAAAAGCTTGACCTAAATTTTTATAACCAAAGGCGTACCGGCGAAATAATGTCCAGGGTTACTCATGATGTAAACACCCTGTCAGAGCTAATCACGGGTGGATTTGTCCATTTTGTCAGTGATATATTTACCCTTCTTGGAATAATTGTGATTATGTTTTATCTTGATATAAGCCTTACCCTAATAATCTGCTTGCTTATACCATTTGTAATGTTTATTTTCTTTGCCCTCGGCCAAAAAATGCGTAATGCTTATCACCATGTCAGAGAAGAAATGGCCAGGCTAAATGCAGACGTGGAAGAAAACTTGTCAGGCATTAGAACAATCAAGGCCTTAAATAGGGAGCAAATAACTCAGGAAAACTTTAAAAAGCTAAGTATAAATAATATGAAAGCAAACCTTCGTGCTGTCGGGATTTTTTCTTTGTTTTTTCCCGCCATGAATTTTAGCCGTGTTTTAGGAGAAGCCCTTGTACTTGGGTATGGAGGCCTTCAAGTAATAGATGGCAATATGACAGTGGGTGTGCTGGCAGCTTTTTTAAGTTATGTGCGACGCTTCTTTAGGCCTATAATGGATTTAAGCCAGGTATTTAACACTTATCAAGCTGCAGCCGCCGCCCTTGATAGGATAAACGAATACTTTAATATACCTGCCGAGAGCAGTACACATAACATATCTCTAACAAAAAACAAAGCTTATAATATTTCATCAAATACATCATCTAACTCATTTAACTTCAAAGGTTTAACAGGCGAAATAATCTTCGAAAATGTAAGTTTCTCTTATGGGCGAAATTTAATCTTGGACAATTTTGATCTCGAGGTCCCCCCAAAAACCACTTCAGCTCTGGTAGGAGCCTCAGGAGCCGGCAAAAGTACAGTGATAAATCTACTAACCAGATTATATGAACCAGAAAAAGGCAAAATCCTTCTAGATGGAATAGATATAAAAAACATTCCACCAGAAACATTAAGAAGCCAAATAGGAGTAGTTTCACAAAATGTCCAGTTATTTGATAGATCTATAGAAGAAAATATTAAATACGGGACTTTCGGTGCAACCCTTGAAGAAGTCAAAGAAGCCGCCCAAAAAACTCGCGCGCACGACTTTATCAAAGACCTACCTGAAGGCTACAAATCTACAGTGGGAAAAGAAGGAATAAAACTCTCAGGAGGGCAAAAACAGCTTATATCTCTATCTAGAGTAATCTTAAAAGATCCAAAAATATTAATTCTTGATGAACCAACTTCTAATGTAGATACCTATACAGAAAGGCTAATAATAAATACTATAGAAAAGATGTTAAAAGACAAAACAATTATCTTGATCTCTCACAGGATATCTACCATAAAAGCCGCCGATGAAATAACTTTTATCTCTAACGGAAAAGTTGAAGCTAAAGGAACCCACTATGAGCTAATAAAAAACAATCCAAAATACAAAGATATATTTAGAATTTAA
- a CDS encoding DUF429 domain-containing protein: MTKLVGVDGCRAGWFGLAFSFDKLGANKFEIARWEWEIFSDVVSLWGRHYDAELILVDIPIGLKEKGEEERKCDKEARKLLGKRGQSVFRVPCRAAVYEKTYQKANYTNKVMTGKGLSKQTWFIVSKIREMDRFIINNSKAANIIKEAHPELCFMKLANNELKYSKQTKDGLRERFDILRSSTSSILNQPPSFTQDIVNNSMKKKKRAEVAKNDILDALSLTLVLSAWLNSLKALKSIPDENEEYDEKGIKMEIKF; this comes from the coding sequence ATGACAAAGTTAGTTGGGGTAGATGGCTGTAGAGCAGGATGGTTTGGTTTAGCTTTTAGCTTTGATAAGCTTGGAGCAAATAAATTTGAAATAGCAAGATGGGAATGGGAGATTTTTTCTGATGTGGTTTCTCTATGGGGAAGGCATTATGATGCGGAGTTGATTTTGGTTGATATACCTATAGGCCTTAAAGAAAAGGGAGAAGAGGAGAGAAAATGCGATAAAGAGGCAAGAAAATTACTTGGAAAGCGGGGACAAAGTGTATTTAGAGTGCCTTGTAGGGCAGCAGTTTATGAAAAGACCTATCAAAAAGCCAACTATACAAATAAAGTAATGACAGGTAAGGGCCTTTCTAAACAGACCTGGTTTATAGTTTCTAAAATAAGAGAAATGGATAGGTTTATTATTAATAATAGTAAGGCAGCGAATATAATCAAAGAAGCGCATCCTGAGTTATGCTTTATGAAATTAGCTAACAATGAATTAAAGTACAGCAAACAAACCAAGGATGGGTTAAGAGAGCGTTTTGATATTTTAAGGTCCTCTACTAGTTCTATACTTAATCAACCGCCCTCTTTCACCCAGGATATTGTTAATAACTCTATGAAAAAGAAGAAAAGAGCAGAGGTAGCTAAAAACGATATTTTGGATGCACTCTCGCTTACCCTTGTTTTATCTGCCTGGTTGAATAGTTTGAAAGCCCTAAAAAGCATACCTGATGAAAATGAGGAGTATGATGAAAAAGGGATAAAAATGGAAATTAAATTCTAA